The Sulfurihydrogenibium sp. genome contains a region encoding:
- the rsmH gene encoding 16S rRNA (cytosine(1402)-N(4))-methyltransferase RsmH, with amino-acid sequence MVEHYSVLHQEVLEFSKLIEGGIFVDATVGGGGHSYLILKQNPNLKLIGLDKDDFALKVAKERLKEFEDRITLIKSSFKDLDKVLQSLQIEEINGILFDFGVSTFQLKLERGFSFQREEFLDMRMDTTQKLTAYEVVNYYKEQDLYNIIKAYGEEKFASKIAKSIIEYRKKKKIETTKELADIVYKCYPPNLRRGKIHPATRTFQAIRIEVNNELKDIEEGLEKAINLLAKNGIVMAISFHSLEDRIVKNIFKKYKELKFLEILTKKPITPSDEEIKENPASRSAKLRVGRRI; translated from the coding sequence TTGGTTGAGCATTATTCGGTCTTACATCAAGAAGTATTAGAATTTTCTAAGCTTATAGAAGGAGGAATTTTTGTTGATGCGACTGTAGGGGGTGGAGGACATTCGTACCTCATTTTAAAGCAAAATCCGAACTTAAAATTAATAGGTTTAGATAAAGATGATTTCGCATTAAAAGTAGCAAAAGAAAGACTTAAAGAGTTTGAAGATAGAATCACCCTGATTAAATCTTCATTTAAAGATTTAGATAAAGTTTTACAATCTCTGCAAATTGAAGAAATTAACGGAATCTTGTTTGATTTTGGAGTCTCAACTTTCCAGCTTAAATTAGAAAGAGGCTTTTCTTTTCAGAGAGAAGAGTTTTTAGATATGCGTATGGATACAACTCAAAAACTAACTGCCTATGAAGTGGTCAACTATTATAAAGAACAAGACCTTTACAACATCATAAAAGCCTATGGTGAAGAAAAATTTGCAAGCAAAATAGCTAAAAGTATAATAGAGTATAGAAAAAAGAAAAAAATAGAAACCACAAAAGAGCTTGCAGATATAGTGTATAAATGCTATCCACCGAATTTAAGACGTGGAAAAATTCATCCAGCAACGAGAACATTCCAAGCTATAAGAATAGAAGTTAACAATGAGCTTAAAGATATTGAAGAAGGACTTGAGAAAGCTATTAATCTGCTGGCAAAAAACGGAATAGTAATGGCAATCTCCTTCCACTCCTTAGAAGATAGAATTGTCAAAAATATATTTAAGAAATACAAAGAATTAAAGTTTTTAGAAATTTTGACGAAAAAGCCAATAACTCCAT